GCTCAAGGAGACCCCCTGCCAGCAAAGTGTCAGGCATACTAATTCCTATCTCCACCCCACTTACCAAAAACCATTCACCTCCCTCTCCAGTTTTTGGAGAGAGCCTTACTCAGTTCCGTGCATTGCACTGCAGGAAGAGACCCCTCAGGTGTTTCCTTAACCCCAAAGACAATTCATTAAACTTGTTGGGGAAGTTTAGTTGTGAAGAGACCCCAAACACCTTTCTCATCCACATAAAGCACATAAAGCAGGGTTGTATCTGTCTGCGTGGAGGAAAAGATCCTTTATTCATCCGCAAAACTTTCCCAATGGCTTCTGTGTAgcccatatttcaaaagcaatgaataaatatttcagtTTGTTGATTTGTTTCCAGTCCTGTTTTCTCTGCCTAGAAGTTCTggatatatttattatttcaaaatgaaaaggTGAACTGTTGAGGAAATGGATAGCATTTCAATCAGAGTGGCTATATGGACCCCTCATGTCTTTAGGGCCAAATTCTGGGAGATAAAAGAAGACCAGGGGAGGGAGCTGGAGCAGAGGGACCCTTATCAGTCTGATAACCCAACTCTTCAGATCCTCAGCTGCCCCCCCatgtgccccttcttccctgtgcccccccttccctcctcatgcaagaTGTGCAGCTAGGAACAGAGCCTTTCCTGGTTATGCCACTAAACAccccttttatttctcctgccacCAAATATATCTATACACAATATATCTATAAATCAAAAGAATAGATGAGGGTTTTCAAGATTACTTTGGGCATATAAGTAGATGATTATAgtctttctgtgtcttcatggTTCCATTATTACAATTATAACAGTGGGAGTGATGCTGCTGTTCCTATAATATTAATCTAACTCTGCTTACAAAGCAACACCCTCAGTCACAGCTCCCCTTTGGgcaactctccattcccagatacaaacatttccaactccTTCTATCATCTATGCTTACTATTGTGAAATGTTACCTTCATTACTTTAAATACATGCCTagacaatgttacatacaaaAAACAGAAGCTCACATACGCTGCATGCCTTTAAGATGGATTTCCTGTTACTGATGTGAAGGAAAGTGTCAATTCGGAGAGAAAGAGGTTCTGCACCTTAAAAGCGttccataataaccaaagcagaatccacaatccttctatttaaaccatttcccttctTTGAGTTAATTCATGGCTTGTAGAGTTTCCACTCTTACAGCTCTTACGCCTCAGAGTCTTTAGGTGGTTTGTAAGACTTCCACCACAACTGAACCTCTATCCACCCTAGGACTtacatggtttctccccagtatgaatttgttgatgttttgtaagacgtccactctgactgaagctctttccacactccatacattcaaatggtttcttccctgtgtgagtttgttgatgaattcttagtgctccactctgactgaagctctttccacactccatacatttaaatggtttctctcctgtgtgagtccgttgatggtgtctaaggtgtccactctgactgaagctctttccacactccatacatttaaatggtttctcccctgtgtgactccgttgatgaattctaagtgttccactttcagtgaagctctttccacactccatgcatttaaatggtttctctcctgtgtgagtccgttgatgaattctaaggtgtccagtctgactgaagctctttccacactctatgcatttaaatggtttctctcctgtgtgagtccgttgatgaattttaaggtccccactctgactgaagctctttccacactcaatacatttaaatggtttctctcctgtgtgcgtccgttgatgaattctaagatttccactgtcagtgaagctctttccacactccatacattcaaatggtttctcccccgtgtgcgtccgttgatgaattcttagtgttccactcttagtgaagctctttccacactcaatacatttaaatggtttctctcctgtgtgagtccgttgatgaattcttagtgttccactccgactgaagctctttccacactccatacattcaaatggattCTCCCCCGTGTGTGTCCGTTTATGAATTCTTAGTTTttcactccgactgaagctctttccacactccatgcatttaaatggtttctcccccgtgtgcgtCCGTTCAtgaattcttagtgttccactccgactgaagctctttccacactccatgcatttaaatggtttttcccctgtgtgagtctgttgatgaattcttagtgttccactcagactgaagctctttccacactccatgcatttaaatggtttttcccctgtgtgagtctgttgatgaattcttagtgttccactccgactgaagctctttccacactccatgcatttaaatggtttttcccctgtgtgagtctgttgatgaattcttagtgctccactctgactgaagctctttccacactccatgcatttaaatggtttctcccccatgtgcgtccgttgatgaattcttagtgtttcactgtgactgaagctctttccacactgcatggatttaaatggtttctcccctgtgtgcgtccgttgatgaattcttagtgttccactcttagtgaagctctttccacactcaatacatttaaatggtttctctcctgtgtgagtccgttgatgaattctaagatttccaatgtcagtgaagctctttccacactccagacattcaaatggtttctcccccgtgtgtgtCCGTTTATGAATTCTTAGTTTTTCACtcttagtgaagctctttccacactcaatacatttaaatggtttctcccccgtgtgcgtccgttgatgaattcttagtgttccactctcagtgaagctctttccacactcaatacatttaaatggtttctctcccgtgtgagtccgttgatggtttctaaggtgtccactctgagtgaatctctttccgcactccatacattcaaatggtttctcccccatgtgagtctgttgatgaattctaaggtgtccactctgactgaagctctttccacactcaatacatttaaatggtttctctcctgtgtgagtccgttgatgaattctaagatatccactgtcagtgaagctctttccacactccagacattcaaatggtttctctcctgtgtgaatccgttgatgaattctaaggtgtccactctgactgaagctcttcccgcactcaaTACAgtaaaatggtttctcccctgtgtgcgtccgttgatgaattcttagtgttccactctcagtgaagctctttccacactcaatacatttaaatggtttctcccctgtgtgagtctgttgatgaattctaaggtgtccagtctgactgaagctctttccacactccatacatttaaatggtttctccactatgtgagtctgttgatgaattctaaggtttccactctgactgaagctcttcccgcactccatacatttaaatggtttctcccctgtgtgagtccgttgatgaattctaagttttccactctgactgaagctctttccacactccatgcattcaaatggtttttcccctgtgtgagtttgattatgtaaattaaggctgtcacttctactgaagctctttccacactccatgcatttaaatggtttctcccctgtgtgagtccgttgatgaattctaagttttccactctcactgaagctctttccacactccatgcatttaaagggtttctcccctgtgtgagtccgttgatgttttcttagtgttccactgtcactgaagctcttctCACACTCCATACTTTCAGactgcttctcctctctctttccactgACTGTCTTCTCCATTGTCTGGTTTGGGGGGTGAAGAGGGGAggaaatcctatttgttttctaggaagagaagaaaggaatattacacacatcagttagcacctgctcttattttaacatcttgtATATTCTCTCTTGTCCTCCATGTTCCCAGTTTTTaggaaatacaaatgaaataatgtcaaataatggtaatgcagttcagaagcattatcttagaatacggttgaactgtggggtttactttttatcaaaagtggtttctcactggaaagggagctgctctatgtcTATGAACCTGCCCACTATTCATCAGGGTCCTAATTCATCATGAAGTTCTTCATCCTCTGCACAATAATCCCCCACCCCTTGGACCACATTTTGTCCCCTTCGGCCTCTAGATCTTTATTAATCATCTGCACACTCCCTTTGGCCTCTGGAGGTGCATATTGACCATTTTGGGAGACCCATATATAAGTCCAGTGACAAGGCTTGGTGCTTGTAGTTGGCTGAAGGAGTGCTCAGGTAGGAGAATGTTTTTGGGGTTGGAACTCTATCTCTCTCAGCCTTGCATCATTGCATGGAGAGAGctggagatgcagaaggaaagcagCTGGAGCCTGACTGCTGGGAATCCCAGATTAAAACGCCCACCCCAATTACTATTGGTAATAATTATATGCCGCCGAGTCTCGCACCTGCCTCCTGCCACTGGCCTATCTTAGTGGAGAATCCCAGCCCAAGCCTCTCTCACTGTTCTTCCCCCTTTGCTCCTACTggaaactatttattaaatttgtatatttctcttcatctgaagatcacaatatGAAAATATGTGTGACGCTGAAAAGGTGACTATTAAAGGTGAAGAATACTGAttgtgggaaagaaaagaaagaagattactctggagaaaggaagggaaaccaGTGATGTTTCCGCCTGAGTGTAAAGAAGAAGCCAGTCTTCAAACCAGTTTCATATTCCACAGCTGTTTTTCTCAGCCATGATTGTGTATTAGAACCTTTgccacagatttctttttttctctttcaggtAAATCTTTATTTACTATCTTAAATTCATACTTCTTTAAACTTAATCACAATTGTAACAAACTATTAACTACAGCATTTCTTCTTCCCCTAAATTCATTTTAACACTATCTCACATAATAAATGTAAATTaacttagaaataataataataataaaccatctatataagaaaataaaaaggattaaGACATTGCTGACTTCCCGACATTTCCCGATGTATTTTACCTTTACAACATTGAAAGTTATCCTATTCTTACTCAATTTTTAGTATATTCTTATAACATGTCATATCCAGTTCCTTTATTTAATCgcataatatttatatttatacaagTCAATCAAATGCCACCATAGAGATTGTATCATTCTTATATTTTTGCAGATATTTCTTATACATGTCCCACTTTTGTATgaatgattgttttgtatttccccttaACCTGTCTGTTAATTGAGCCAGTTCAGCAAATTCTAAGAGTTTATCTTGCCATTCCCTTACTGTAGGtatcttttttcctttccaatttgccGCATACGGCATATAAGAACATTTCTCTTCTATTTTTTGGAATGTTCTTACCTAATATTCTGAGAAGGAACACTTCTTATCTTTTTACAAACGTTACCTTAAAGATCTTTTTCATTTCGTCAGAAATGAGGTTCCAAAATTCCTTAACTTTTCGGCaggcccaccacatgtggtacatgtcTCCCtttacttctccacatttctgacaTTTAtccgatttttaaaaaatctgacatTTTAGCCACATATTTCATCCACACACACCTTTAGTGTGGGCAGCAGTGCAGGAAGtcagggcggggggagggagggacagcgCTGCAAGTGCTGTACCCACTGTACCTTCCTAAGCAAGCAACTTTGGGGGTGaacaatttccttttaaaagctcTTCCCTAGGGGCCGGCAGGGGTTTCTGCGCTGCTGAGTGTGGGCACCGTGGATTCATAGTGTTAGGGTCTCAAGAACCCTTCAGATCCAGTTCCACCAACTCCCAAGTAACTGAGCCCCTGAGCCCCTAGGGCAGgcttgtccaaagtccgtttcaggggcctgatacggcccctgtggcagtttatttcctgtggTAAAAGTCTAAATAAAGTTCCACTTTTCAACTTCTACTCTAAAAAAAGGtccacaactttggttggccctttgacaggccctcacggcccttcccttcatcaaatctggccctctttggacaccactgccctaggggaaccttctatgctgaggtgaggcatctctggccctccagatgtgcttggACACAAAGTACCATCATCCCAAGGAAAGATGGCATAtggccagggatgaggggagccTTATCTGGTGggacacactttccccttcttccccctcttctgaaaaccctgaatatctgtatttcatttcctcctccttcttccctgatctccaagatcttcctgatacagtccaactgcacacattcccaaataATCCTGCACCACTGACTTCCTGAGGCTGCTGCATTGTGTCtaggacactggcaatgggacagcaccttcccctggatgagaggatagagtaggcattggcaacctccggcccacggaggccgtttatctggcccacgagccacATTGAAAttgcaataatagtaataataataataataataataataatgctgcaggCTTTTAAGGGGCAAACACCGGAACCCACCCATTTCCATAGCAGTCTTCCCAATCTCTTAAATCCCACAGACGTGAGATCTGATATAGTGGGAATATCTAGCCGGCATTTGAGTGATAGTGGAGAAAGAATGAGTTGGACAATAATATGAAGGATACATACTGTTGTAAGAAtgtagtagataaatagttagTGGAATATAGAACAACGGGAATACATTCAtgcttaaaatataatttatgcaTTATGGATTAACAGGAAGTCAAAATTGTGGTTATATATGATTATGAAATAAGggggaattttcttttcttttttaaaatgtttgctcaCTTAGGTTGGggttatatgtattttcttttttgttctcatGCTGAACTATAAAAGATAACAACTTAGGTggagtggtataataataattattattctattaaaaGGTATAGTCTTATAGGATATGTGATAGAGAACAACATAgtgaaaagcaatacagtggtacctcggtttaagtacacaattggttccagaagtctgtacttaagctgaagcgaactttagaatcctagagttggaagagaccacaagggtcatccagtccaaccccttgccaagcaggaaacaccatcaaagcattcctgacacatggctgtcaaatctccgcttaaagacctccaaaggaggagactccaccacaatgtTATAACAAATGATTAactgtttaatgtattttgttttattgtgattattagtttgttttgtgatacaaaaaaaattatcttaaaaaaaagatataCTGTACTATAGTGGGAATATTGGAATGGAATATGGGAATattggtggaatggagagaaggagttgggcACAGGTATCTCTGGATAGGAACCCTTTAGATGCTTCTCCCCAGAAACAAAGGCATGTGGGAGAGACTGTAGTTGCCAAGACAAAAGTCTCAAAGGGCGGAAAGAATAAAgggggcttcctccctttcctctttccccccatggTTGGACTccctataacagcccccagcgccccatgcaggatctgacctgggacttctggcagggcaaggactgagcttgaagggaggagagggtgggtggatcaggcctcctgttcagggatctctccctggtctaCTCAAAGGAGATTCCTGGtcaggagggagaagtcaaggcaggcagcccccaagtctctctctctttctccaagatggcttccattcctccccccgggatccttcccttcctctctctgccccccaacttcctctgccctccacccccccagtctcccctttgcccagagaccccccccctgGCCAGCTCTCTCTTCTTTCC
Above is a window of Zootoca vivipara chromosome 2, rZooViv1.1, whole genome shotgun sequence DNA encoding:
- the LOC132591780 gene encoding zinc finger protein 721-like; protein product: MECGKIFTDSGTLRKLNRLTQGRNHLNAWSVEKALVEKPFQCMECGKSFSQTGKLNLHHRTHTGEKPYKCMDCGKSFTYIGTLRKHQRTHTGEKPFKCMECGKSFIDGTALSIHHQTHTGEKPFGCMECGKGFSQSGDLRIHQRTHTAEKPFKCMECGMSFTRSGSLRRHQRTHTGEKPFECIECGKSFSESGKLRIHQRTHTGEKPFKCMECGKSFTQTGELSNHQRTHTGEKPFKCIECGKCFSRSGSLRSHQRIHTGEKAFDCIECGKKPFECIECGKSFTTIGHLRRHQWEHTGEKRFECMECGKSFSQSGYLRIHQRTHTGEKPFECMECGMSFTRSGSLRRHKRTHTGEKPFKCIECGKSFTESGHLRKHQRSHKGEKPFKCIECGKCFSSSKSHRIHQRIHMGEKPFYCIECGKSFTRSGTLRRHQQEHTGEKRIECMECGKSFSQSGYLRIHQRTHTGEKPFECLECGMSFTRSGSLIRHQRTHTGEKPFKCIECGKSFTESGQLRKHQQIHTGEKPFKCMECGKSFSQSGELRNHQRTHTGEKPFQCMECGKCFSWSGSLRNHQWTHMGEKPFKCMECGKSFIESRHLRKHQQTHTEKKPYKCQGSGQRLSLSGNVRGREVWRRRGLHSHSRKRSRSAEEEEKEKTNRISSPLHPPNQTMEKTVSGKREEKQSESMECEKSFSDSGTLRKHQRTHTGEKPFKCMECGKSFSESGKLRIHQRTHTGEKPFKCMECGKSFSRSDSLNLHNQTHTGEKPFECMECGKSFSQSGKLRIHQRTHTGEKPFKCMECGKSFSQSGNLRIHQQTHIVEKPFKCMECGKSFSQTGHLRIHQQTHTGEKPFKCIECGKSFTESGTLRIHQRTHTGEKPFYCIECGKSFSQSGHLRIHQRIHTGEKPFECLECGKSFTDSGYLRIHQRTHTGEKPFKCIECGKSFSQSGHLRIHQQTHMGEKPFECMECGKRFTQSGHLRNHQRTHTGEKPFKCIECGKSFTESGTLRIHQRTHTGEKPFKCIECGKSFTKSEKLRIHKRTHTGEKPFECLECGKSFTDIGNLRIHQRTHTGEKPFKCIECGKSFTKSGTLRIHQRTHTGEKPFKSMQCGKSFSHSETLRIHQRTHMGEKPFKCMECGKSFSQSGALRIHQQTHTGEKPFKCMECGKSFSRSGTLRIHQQTHTGEKPFKCMECGKSFSLSGTLRIHQQTHTGEKPFKCMECGKSFSRSGTLRIHERTHTGEKPFKCMECGKSFSRSEKLRIHKRTHTGENPFECMECGKSFSRSGTLRIHQRTHTGEKPFKCIECGKSFTKSGTLRIHQRTHTGEKPFECMECGKSFTDSGNLRIHQRTHTGEKPFKCIECGKSFSQSGDLKIHQRTHTGEKPFKCIECGKSFSQTGHLRIHQRTHTGEKPFKCMECGKSFTESGTLRIHQRSHTGEKPFKCMECGKSFSQSGHLRHHQRTHTGEKPFKCMECGKSFSQSGALRIHQQTHTGKKPFECMECGKSFSQSGRLTKHQQIHTGEKPCKS